The following are encoded together in the Planococcus antarcticus DSM 14505 genome:
- a CDS encoding SLC13 family permease — protein MSFSELRPWLIMLLFSLAAFSFFYTNIASAYSLQQLLTLLLLGVAIYFWTLSPLPIAASSLVLVGLILLLGVAEKPEEASSGFLPNAIYFILVLSLISAALVKAGVDRVFAHIIIKFSRGGIRAILLGLPLLIVFMAVFLPSAVARFRILEPIVEQVNGRFGFGQESLFRKYCMYVIGMLNQNSTMIVLMAGGFPILAAQLLKDFGGIQISRLGWFLRIAPPLWLAMLIISFGVWFYFKRNSALLITAHWKIPEMEAGVLPPRFWWIMLPFGMMIISWIVLDHQQVPLILDPLLLVGYYTMPINGLITNKTVRTYDWENFLLLGSSFSLG, from the coding sequence GTGAGTTTTTCTGAACTTCGTCCATGGCTTATCATGCTGTTGTTCAGCTTAGCTGCATTTAGTTTCTTCTATACGAATATTGCATCTGCCTATTCACTCCAACAGCTATTAACACTACTGCTGCTCGGGGTTGCAATCTATTTCTGGACACTCAGTCCGCTGCCTATTGCAGCCTCAAGTTTAGTATTGGTTGGATTGATATTGCTGCTTGGCGTTGCAGAAAAGCCGGAAGAAGCCTCCAGTGGGTTTTTACCGAATGCCATTTACTTCATCTTAGTGCTATCACTTATTTCAGCCGCTTTAGTAAAGGCTGGAGTAGATCGGGTATTTGCTCATATCATCATAAAATTCAGCAGAGGCGGAATCCGGGCGATTTTACTGGGTTTGCCTCTGCTAATTGTATTTATGGCTGTATTCCTGCCTTCAGCAGTCGCGCGTTTTCGAATACTTGAACCGATTGTCGAACAGGTAAATGGTCGGTTTGGTTTTGGGCAGGAAAGCCTGTTTCGCAAATATTGCATGTACGTGATCGGGATGCTTAATCAGAATTCGACGATGATTGTATTGATGGCTGGCGGATTTCCGATTTTGGCAGCGCAATTGCTGAAGGACTTCGGCGGCATCCAGATTTCGAGGCTTGGGTGGTTTTTGCGTATTGCTCCTCCTTTATGGCTGGCGATGCTGATTATAAGCTTTGGTGTCTGGTTTTACTTTAAGCGGAACAGCGCTCTTCTAATCACTGCTCATTGGAAAATCCCTGAAATGGAGGCTGGTGTGCTTCCACCAAGGTTTTGGTGGATTATGCTACCTTTTGGAATGATGATTATTAGTTGGATTGTTTTAGATCATCAACAAGTTCCACTGATTTTGGACCCACTTCTATTGGTTGGCTACTATACTATGCCAATCAATGGACTAATAACGAATAAAACAGTGAGGACCTATGATTGGGAGAATTTTCTGCTTCTTGGTTCTTCTTTTTCTCTTGGTTAA
- a CDS encoding tripartite tricarboxylate transporter permease: MNAFDGMITGFQVALSWEGILFVLIGVIVGTLIGMMPGLGPISAIAIMIPITYGMDPAPALVMMAGVYYGAVFGGSTSSILLNAPGISGTVATAFDGYPMAQQGKAGKALAIAAIASFFGGTVSVIMLMLLAPALSSVAISFGPPAYFALMLMGLTAISSLSEGSTIKAMISAVAGVMVVTIGIDPQTGTQRFTFGNVNLFEGFDFLIIALGLFAIAEVCMLVLNRKNRSLSDDQKLGSLKVTRADLKEMSGPMTRQSFVGFILGVLPGAGATIASFISYIFEKRISKNPEEFGKGSIKGLAAPESSNNAATSGAFVPLLSLGIPGSGTTAVMLGAFLVLGVQPGPLLMTDRPEIFWGIIASMYLGNIFLLVLNLPLIPYLAKILSIPRPLLISLVIMFSLIGVYSISFNVFDLYMLLVFGALGFAMRVFSFPAPPFILAFILGGMMEQAFRQSMTISNGSLAIFVDSPLPLSLILIAFLSLVIPSILKWRSRRKLAKM, from the coding sequence ATGAATGCTTTTGACGGAATGATAACAGGTTTTCAAGTCGCACTAAGCTGGGAAGGAATCTTGTTTGTTTTAATTGGGGTGATTGTCGGGACGTTAATCGGGATGATGCCAGGTCTCGGGCCCATCAGTGCCATCGCAATTATGATTCCCATTACATATGGAATGGATCCTGCACCGGCATTGGTAATGATGGCTGGTGTATATTATGGAGCCGTATTTGGCGGTTCGACTTCTTCGATTCTATTGAATGCCCCTGGGATATCAGGAACCGTTGCAACTGCTTTTGACGGCTACCCGATGGCACAACAAGGTAAGGCCGGGAAAGCACTAGCCATTGCAGCAATTGCTTCGTTCTTCGGTGGAACTGTATCAGTCATCATGCTGATGTTGCTGGCCCCTGCACTGTCCAGCGTGGCGATTTCTTTTGGGCCACCTGCTTATTTTGCTTTAATGCTTATGGGCTTAACGGCTATCTCCAGCTTGTCTGAAGGATCCACTATAAAGGCCATGATCTCTGCAGTAGCCGGAGTGATGGTCGTCACGATCGGAATTGATCCGCAAACCGGTACACAGCGATTCACTTTTGGAAATGTGAATTTGTTCGAGGGCTTTGACTTTTTGATTATTGCACTCGGCTTATTTGCCATAGCAGAAGTATGTATGCTAGTCCTTAATCGAAAAAATCGTAGCCTGAGCGATGATCAAAAGCTTGGAAGTCTAAAAGTAACACGTGCGGATTTGAAAGAGATGAGCGGTCCGATGACACGCCAGTCATTTGTCGGATTTATCTTGGGCGTACTGCCGGGTGCCGGTGCAACAATCGCTTCTTTCATTAGCTACATTTTCGAAAAGCGGATTTCAAAAAATCCAGAGGAATTTGGAAAAGGATCCATCAAAGGATTAGCTGCTCCAGAAAGTTCCAACAACGCAGCAACAAGCGGCGCATTTGTACCGCTGCTCAGTCTTGGTATTCCAGGTTCAGGGACAACAGCAGTCATGCTGGGAGCATTTCTGGTGCTGGGCGTCCAGCCGGGTCCGCTTTTGATGACGGATCGTCCTGAAATATTTTGGGGAATTATCGCAAGTATGTACTTAGGGAACATTTTCCTGTTGGTGTTAAACTTGCCGCTTATTCCATACCTTGCTAAAATCCTCAGTATCCCAAGACCGTTACTAATTTCATTGGTCATCATGTTCAGTTTGATCGGTGTCTATTCAATCAGCTTTAATGTGTTCGATCTCTATATGCTGCTAGTTTTTGGCGCATTGGGATTTGCTATGCGGGTCTTTTCTTTTCCAGCTCCGCCGTTTATCCTGGCATTTATCTTGGGTGGCATGATGGAGCAGGCATTTAGACAATCTATGACGATTTCAAATGGCAGCTTAGCGATTTTTGTTGACAGTCCACTGCCTTTGTCATTAATTCTCATTGCTTTCTTGTCACTTGTTATTCCGAGTATTCTAAAATGGAGAAGCCGCCGCAAGCTGGCTAAAATGTAA
- a CDS encoding tripartite tricarboxylate transporter TctB family protein, which yields MLSTINQRIGLILFIIAAIYLFLSFQLPNYPYAPIDADVIPKGLGVLMLVLSAALFFSRAIETEAEKEKRNIPKKELLVLLAVFAMIFFYILLFEIIGFVVMTAVFIFFSSWFLGYTKWKTNIIVSILFPLGMYAIFVFALGISLPKGILPI from the coding sequence TTGCTGTCAACAATCAATCAACGAATCGGTCTTATCCTATTTATCATTGCAGCTATTTACTTGTTCCTGAGCTTTCAGTTGCCAAATTATCCATACGCACCTATAGATGCAGACGTTATACCCAAAGGCTTGGGTGTCCTGATGCTCGTCCTGTCTGCCGCTCTGTTTTTTTCTAGAGCCATTGAGACAGAAGCTGAAAAAGAAAAGCGCAATATTCCCAAAAAAGAATTATTAGTATTATTGGCTGTCTTTGCCATGATTTTTTTCTACATTCTACTGTTTGAAATAATTGGCTTTGTCGTCATGACAGCTGTCTTTATTTTTTTCAGTTCCTGGTTTTTGGGATATACCAAATGGAAAACCAATATCATCGTTTCAATTTTATTTCCTTTAGGCATGTATGCGATTTTTGTTTTTGCGTTAGGAATCTCGCTGCCTAAAGGCATTTTACCAATATAG
- a CDS encoding tripartite tricarboxylate transporter substrate binding protein: MKKAMLTTILAASAFVFAGCNSEESAKGETGEGGAFEPSQNIEMVAPAGAGGGWDTTAREVARVFGETEIIDENMTVVNKEGGGGAIAWAYIHGQDDSPYNLFVASPPLMFVPLNGQSEYGHEDFTPLANMIADYGAFAVSADSEWTDLNDLFDQMKKDPESVTVVGTSAPGSMDHMQFVRIAKAAGVDPTKIKYVSDQDGGALTSVLNGSVDVFSTGVGEVVEQVRAGNIKILGITAEERLEGEILSDFPTAIEQGIDESFINWRGFFGPPNMDPAAVEFYEAKFKELSESEEFAEVREKYGWNKMYLSSEEYKDFLNEEYKEIEVLLEEIGLGN, from the coding sequence ATGAAAAAGGCGATGCTTACAACAATTCTAGCGGCTAGTGCTTTCGTATTTGCTGGATGCAACTCAGAAGAATCCGCGAAGGGAGAAACAGGTGAAGGTGGAGCATTTGAACCTTCACAAAATATCGAAATGGTAGCACCCGCCGGAGCAGGTGGTGGCTGGGACACAACAGCACGCGAGGTGGCAAGGGTCTTTGGAGAAACAGAAATTATTGATGAGAACATGACAGTAGTGAATAAAGAAGGTGGCGGGGGCGCGATTGCCTGGGCTTACATTCACGGACAAGATGACAGTCCTTACAATTTGTTTGTGGCATCTCCTCCATTAATGTTTGTTCCTTTAAATGGACAATCTGAATATGGTCATGAAGACTTCACACCATTAGCAAACATGATTGCAGATTACGGTGCATTTGCGGTAAGTGCAGATAGTGAATGGACTGACTTGAACGACTTGTTTGATCAGATGAAAAAAGATCCGGAGAGTGTGACGGTCGTAGGAACGTCAGCACCAGGAAGCATGGATCATATGCAATTTGTCCGCATCGCGAAGGCAGCAGGCGTTGACCCGACAAAGATCAAGTATGTGTCTGACCAGGATGGAGGCGCATTGACTTCAGTTTTGAATGGATCGGTTGATGTGTTTTCTACAGGCGTAGGTGAAGTGGTTGAGCAAGTGCGTGCTGGAAACATCAAAATTCTCGGTATAACAGCGGAAGAACGTTTAGAAGGTGAAATTCTTTCGGACTTCCCTACAGCTATTGAACAGGGTATCGATGAAAGCTTCATCAATTGGCGCGGATTCTTTGGACCACCAAATATGGACCCGGCAGCAGTAGAATTTTATGAAGCGAAATTCAAGGAATTAAGTGAATCTGAAGAGTTTGCTGAAGTGCGAGAAAAGTATGGATGGAACAAGATGTACTTAAGTTCGGAAGAATATAAGGATTTTTTGAATGAAGAATACAAAGAGATCGAAGTTCTTTTGGAGGAAATCGGGTTAGGAAACTAG
- a CDS encoding response regulator, which translates to MIKVYIAEDDFRVANIHEQFLQKIPEVQLLGKAGNCKETLKAVKKHKIDLVILDNYMPDGHGIDLIDDIYSLSPQTDIILVSAENDKAYVETAIRKGVKGIIIKPATLERFVSTIIKYMENKKNLQHANQIDQDFLDDFFGVGRIQKPAVVAKGIDPLTLQKVRDVLMDHSSGITAEKMGEQMGASRTTARRYLEHLVAIDECFAELAYGIVGRPERHYYMKKD; encoded by the coding sequence TTGATAAAAGTATACATTGCTGAAGATGATTTTCGTGTGGCAAATATTCATGAACAATTCCTTCAGAAAATCCCCGAGGTGCAGCTGCTGGGAAAGGCAGGCAACTGCAAAGAAACGTTAAAAGCGGTAAAAAAACATAAAATTGACCTTGTTATTCTAGATAATTACATGCCTGATGGTCATGGTATCGATTTGATTGATGATATTTATAGTTTGAGTCCTCAGACAGATATCATTCTCGTATCAGCTGAAAATGATAAAGCATATGTTGAAACCGCCATCCGAAAAGGTGTAAAGGGCATTATTATCAAGCCAGCCACTTTGGAGCGGTTTGTATCAACAATTATTAAATATATGGAAAATAAAAAGAATCTGCAACATGCCAACCAAATCGATCAGGACTTTCTGGATGATTTTTTTGGTGTAGGGCGTATTCAAAAACCAGCTGTCGTTGCGAAGGGAATCGATCCGCTGACTTTGCAGAAAGTAAGAGATGTCTTAATGGATCACTCGTCCGGTATCACGGCCGAAAAGATGGGGGAGCAGATGGGCGCTTCGCGGACGACAGCCCGACGTTACCTGGAACACCTTGTGGCTATTGATGAATGCTTTGCAGAATTGGCTTATGGCATTGTCGGGCGGCCAGAACGGCATTATTATATGAAAAAAGACTGA
- a CDS encoding ATP-binding protein, whose amino-acid sequence MRNLSLQTKIILLNMSLILFVTAVFGGIVTYNEIGDTKGNVGTRALETAIGISITPSIVEAMNDENPEAVIQPLAEYMRKQVGAEFIVVGNLEGIRYSHPDPTQIGKRMVGGDNDRALANAEFYTSEARGSLGPSLRGKAPIFDGNGNVVGLVSVGYLLDDIQEIIVGNVLEMLQFVLLVLAIGIIGSILLAKNIRKETMGLEPREIAAMYRDREALLSSIVEGVIAIDHRGKITEINQSAEKMIGLTQASINSDIADVIPQSKMTEALQSEKTIRNEEMLVGNKLLIINRTQITHEGQVVGVVSTFREKTDIQEVLETLSEIQQYSEGLRAQTHEYSNKLYAISGLLQLGQKNEAIDLIQRETRIHENQTKHMLDHIQDKKVQAILLGKMGKASENKVNLIIDENSSLEVLPKHFDIAKLIHILGNLIDNAIEEVAQQSKREVSFFVTDLGRDLVIEVEDTGRGIREEYMKDLFNLGFSTKLGKKDRGYGLAIVQQAVEELKGTIEVDSELDRGTVFTVFLPK is encoded by the coding sequence ATGCGGAATCTATCACTTCAAACGAAAATTATCTTATTGAACATGTCATTGATCTTATTTGTCACCGCTGTTTTTGGAGGAATTGTCACCTACAACGAAATTGGAGATACTAAGGGAAATGTTGGAACGCGCGCATTGGAAACCGCAATTGGTATTTCGATAACACCTAGCATCGTAGAGGCAATGAACGATGAAAACCCCGAAGCAGTTATACAGCCGTTAGCTGAATATATGAGAAAACAGGTAGGTGCAGAATTTATCGTAGTCGGCAATCTGGAAGGGATCCGTTACTCTCACCCGGATCCTACGCAAATTGGCAAAAGAATGGTCGGAGGCGACAATGATCGTGCATTGGCAAATGCCGAGTTTTATACATCTGAGGCACGGGGTTCATTAGGGCCGAGTTTGCGGGGGAAAGCACCAATTTTTGATGGGAACGGAAATGTTGTGGGGCTTGTTTCGGTTGGTTATTTGCTGGACGATATTCAGGAAATTATCGTAGGAAATGTTTTGGAGATGCTTCAGTTTGTTCTGCTGGTTTTAGCAATCGGGATCATCGGCAGCATTCTACTGGCCAAAAACATTAGAAAAGAAACTATGGGACTGGAGCCGAGGGAGATTGCGGCGATGTACCGTGACCGTGAAGCTTTGCTTTCTTCGATAGTTGAGGGAGTTATTGCTATTGATCATCGAGGGAAAATCACAGAAATCAATCAGTCCGCAGAAAAAATGATTGGACTTACACAAGCGTCGATCAATTCTGATATTGCTGATGTTATTCCTCAGTCGAAAATGACAGAAGCATTGCAATCCGAAAAAACGATCCGCAACGAAGAAATGCTGGTTGGCAATAAGCTGCTTATCATCAATCGTACGCAAATTACACACGAAGGCCAAGTTGTTGGCGTGGTTTCAACTTTCCGCGAGAAAACGGATATTCAGGAAGTATTAGAGACCTTGTCGGAAATCCAACAATATTCAGAAGGGCTACGCGCTCAGACACATGAATATTCCAATAAGCTGTATGCCATATCAGGATTGTTGCAACTCGGACAAAAAAACGAAGCTATCGACTTGATTCAACGTGAAACCCGAATTCACGAAAACCAGACAAAGCATATGCTGGACCATATCCAAGACAAAAAAGTTCAGGCTATTTTACTTGGAAAAATGGGGAAAGCATCTGAAAATAAAGTGAATCTGATAATTGATGAAAATAGTTCATTAGAGGTCCTTCCTAAACATTTCGATATTGCCAAACTCATTCACATTCTAGGGAATCTAATAGACAATGCCATCGAAGAAGTAGCTCAGCAGTCTAAGAGAGAGGTTTCGTTTTTTGTTACCGATCTGGGCCGTGATTTAGTTATTGAAGTGGAAGATACAGGCCGTGGGATTCGGGAAGAATATATGAAAGATTTGTTTAATCTAGGGTTTTCAACCAAGCTTGGAAAAAAAGATCGGGGTTATGGCTTGGCAATTGTCCAGCAAGCGGTTGAAGAGCTGAAAGGGACAATCGAAGTCGATTCGGAATTAGATCGGGGCACAGTCTTTACGGTCTTTTTACCGAAATAA
- a CDS encoding OsmC family protein, which translates to MTLHSFHLTADWPGLRNDVGDIEVGSLKTQISIPAEMDGPGIGTNPDEMLLGAAATCYIITLAAMMERSKLEKQSLNMESEGLVEVEKGVITYKRIIHKPQVVLKAGATEKDLALAQKLAEKAESSCMITRAIKGNVEIELQADIRTEV; encoded by the coding sequence ATGACATTACACAGCTTTCATTTAACCGCAGATTGGCCAGGCCTGCGCAACGACGTGGGAGATATTGAAGTAGGCAGTTTAAAAACCCAAATTTCAATTCCTGCTGAAATGGATGGTCCGGGAATCGGCACCAATCCGGACGAAATGCTGCTAGGCGCAGCAGCGACCTGCTACATCATTACGCTTGCCGCTATGATGGAACGCAGCAAATTGGAAAAGCAGTCCCTAAATATGGAGTCGGAAGGCTTAGTGGAAGTGGAAAAAGGCGTAATCACCTATAAGCGCATTATCCATAAACCACAAGTGGTCTTGAAAGCAGGTGCTACTGAAAAAGACTTAGCATTGGCGCAGAAGCTGGCTGAAAAAGCTGAAAGTTCCTGCATGATTACGCGTGCTATCAAAGGCAATGTGGAAATTGAGTTGCAGGCGGATATCAGAACAGAAGTATAG
- a CDS encoding carbohydrate kinase family protein, with protein MENTKYILTYGDAFVDYIAANTKNDAFNRHLGGATVNVAAGVSRLGIPSGFITITGDDETSAFVRNALLREGVDLTHAIVVPEKRVSGVYIHLTGEFDRVFSDYVNETPDLQVMRHELKLEAFESASIFHFCSGTLFHPEARKTTRKALEISKEFDVLCSYDVNIRPLRWESEELCRETVLGFLPMADIVKLTTVELAFLMATESLEEGISRLSRFDIPLVFVTDGENGTHAVFQSQTLHVPVIPVQPVDTTGAGDAFMAGVIRHIHMLGLPETQQAVIDCADFGNKLGALCATKAGALTAMPKLEEIEKIINQRSGEL; from the coding sequence ATGGAGAACACAAAGTACATCTTGACCTATGGAGATGCATTTGTGGACTATATCGCAGCGAATACCAAAAACGATGCGTTCAATCGTCACCTAGGAGGCGCGACAGTGAATGTTGCCGCGGGTGTCAGCCGTTTAGGCATACCCTCAGGATTCATTACGATTACGGGCGATGACGAAACCTCTGCTTTTGTCCGGAACGCACTGCTGAGGGAAGGTGTAGATTTAACCCACGCTATTGTGGTTCCAGAAAAACGGGTGAGCGGTGTGTATATTCACTTGACGGGGGAGTTCGACCGCGTGTTTTCGGATTATGTCAATGAAACGCCTGATCTTCAAGTGATGAGACATGAACTGAAATTAGAAGCTTTTGAAAGTGCCAGCATTTTTCATTTTTGTTCGGGGACTCTTTTTCATCCGGAAGCGCGAAAAACTACTCGCAAAGCCCTTGAAATCTCTAAAGAGTTTGATGTCCTTTGTTCGTACGATGTCAATATCCGTCCATTACGCTGGGAAAGTGAAGAGCTCTGCCGTGAAACTGTCCTCGGATTTTTGCCTATGGCGGACATCGTCAAGCTAACGACAGTAGAACTGGCTTTTTTAATGGCAACCGAATCCTTGGAAGAAGGAATTTCCCGATTGTCTCGTTTTGACATCCCTTTGGTGTTTGTGACAGATGGTGAAAACGGCACTCATGCTGTTTTTCAGAGCCAAACTCTTCATGTTCCCGTTATTCCTGTACAGCCAGTGGATACAACCGGGGCAGGAGATGCCTTTATGGCAGGGGTTATCCGACATATCCACATGCTGGGCTTGCCTGAAACACAGCAGGCAGTTATTGACTGTGCTGATTTTGGCAATAAATTAGGAGCGCTTTGCGCGACAAAAGCAGGAGCTTTGACCGCAATGCCAAAGCTCGAAGAAATAGAAAAAATCATTAATCAGAGGAGTGGGGAATTATGA
- a CDS encoding GNAT family N-acetyltransferase yields the protein MNVIIRQARPEDAEKVAPLIINAIGDIANHMTAQKEPEAVLEKVEDMIRGEHTRHSYHYTYTALVNGDIAGALVIYHGNQADALDRYLIKQLKKQGHERTIEPEAHTDEWYIDTVSVDPAYQGQGIGSKLFEFAETLVSSQKGAKLSLNVDIGKKGAIRLYKRLGYSVSEPWTIIGEPFHHMVKVIS from the coding sequence ATGAATGTCATCATTAGACAAGCGCGGCCGGAAGACGCAGAAAAAGTGGCGCCGCTTATTATCAATGCAATCGGCGATATCGCTAACCATATGACCGCGCAAAAAGAACCTGAAGCTGTATTGGAAAAAGTAGAGGACATGATCCGCGGTGAGCACACACGTCATAGCTACCACTATACTTATACGGCTTTAGTAAATGGTGATATCGCCGGAGCTTTGGTGATCTATCATGGCAATCAAGCCGATGCGCTGGACCGCTATTTGATTAAACAACTCAAAAAGCAAGGTCATGAACGGACAATTGAACCTGAAGCTCATACCGATGAATGGTATATCGACACCGTTTCAGTCGACCCGGCATACCAAGGTCAGGGAATCGGCTCAAAATTATTTGAATTTGCCGAGACGCTGGTTTCTTCTCAGAAAGGCGCCAAGCTTTCGTTGAACGTAGATATCGGTAAAAAAGGAGCTATCCGCCTGTATAAGCGCCTCGGCTATTCCGTTTCGGAACCGTGGACTATCATCGGTGAGCCTTTTCACCATATGGTTAAAGTGATTTCCTGA
- a CDS encoding MetQ/NlpA family ABC transporter substrate-binding protein, with product MKKPGLIVAASVLALAACGSGEENESAGTEQASKDIKLGATAGPYSDMLSQAIVPSLEEKGYTVDIVEFSDYIQPNVALDGGDIDANLFQHTIYLENFEKEQGMDLSALITVPTAPMGIYSNQFDSLDAIEDGATIAIPNDPVNGARALLMLEDEGLVELDPEADVLQASERDVVTNTKNLVFQPIEAGQLPRAVDGSDLAAVPGNFALAAEMDLLDALVLENMPDQYRNVVAVTAENEDSDLAKDLVEIVESEEFEAIIDAEFEGFGKPEWMAE from the coding sequence ATGAAAAAACCAGGATTGATAGTGGCAGCAAGTGTGCTCGCTTTGGCAGCATGCGGCAGTGGAGAAGAAAATGAATCGGCAGGGACAGAACAAGCTTCAAAAGACATTAAATTAGGTGCTACTGCGGGGCCTTACAGTGATATGCTGAGCCAGGCAATTGTGCCAAGCTTGGAGGAAAAGGGCTATACGGTCGATATTGTGGAGTTCAGTGATTATATCCAACCGAACGTGGCGCTTGATGGCGGCGATATCGATGCCAACCTGTTCCAGCACACCATTTACTTGGAGAATTTTGAAAAGGAGCAGGGCATGGACCTGTCAGCATTAATCACAGTACCGACAGCACCTATGGGCATCTATTCAAACCAATTCGATTCATTGGATGCTATTGAGGATGGAGCGACCATCGCGATTCCGAATGATCCGGTGAACGGTGCACGTGCATTGCTTATGCTTGAGGACGAAGGCTTGGTCGAGCTGGATCCTGAAGCTGATGTCTTGCAGGCTTCAGAACGGGACGTTGTCACAAATACAAAAAACCTGGTTTTCCAGCCAATCGAAGCGGGTCAGCTGCCGCGTGCAGTCGATGGCTCTGATTTAGCCGCTGTACCCGGAAACTTTGCACTGGCAGCCGAAATGGATTTGCTCGATGCATTGGTTCTGGAAAACATGCCGGATCAATACCGCAATGTTGTAGCGGTTACTGCTGAAAATGAAGACAGTGATTTGGCTAAGGACTTAGTGGAAATCGTGGAATCGGAAGAGTTTGAAGCTATTATCGATGCGGAATTCGAAGGTTTCGGCAAGCCTGAATGGATGGCCGAATAA
- a CDS encoding methionine ABC transporter permease, protein MGIEWGRIIELWPEIQTAFFQTLTMIGISLSVALIVGLPLGILLFITDRGLFLENRPVNSVVGFIVNIVRSIPFIILLVALIPLTKFITGTTIGPIAASVSLSVAAIPFFARIVETSLREIDKGVIEAAIAVGATPWMIIKDVLLPEAKASIIQGVTLTIISLVAYSAMAGVVGGGGIGDLAIRFGYYRYDNTIMIVTVVILIVLVQLIQLAGDYTAKAIDKR, encoded by the coding sequence ATGGGCATTGAATGGGGACGAATTATCGAGCTATGGCCGGAAATACAGACTGCATTTTTTCAAACGTTAACGATGATTGGCATCTCATTATCTGTGGCATTAATCGTTGGTTTGCCACTGGGAATTTTGCTGTTCATCACTGACCGCGGCTTGTTTCTTGAAAATCGTCCAGTGAATTCCGTGGTCGGTTTTATTGTTAATATCGTTCGCTCTATTCCGTTTATTATTTTATTGGTGGCACTTATCCCGTTGACGAAATTCATTACGGGAACGACAATTGGCCCGATTGCGGCAAGCGTATCCTTATCGGTTGCAGCCATTCCTTTTTTCGCACGGATTGTGGAAACCTCACTCCGTGAGATCGATAAGGGTGTTATCGAGGCAGCAATTGCAGTAGGGGCCACACCCTGGATGATTATTAAAGACGTTCTGCTGCCAGAAGCGAAAGCGAGCATTATCCAAGGCGTTACATTGACGATCATCAGTTTAGTGGCCTATTCTGCCATGGCCGGCGTTGTAGGAGGCGGAGGCATTGGAGATTTGGCCATCCGCTTCGGTTATTACCGGTACGATAATACCATCATGATTGTCACAGTCGTCATTTTGATTGTGCTGGTCCAATTGATTCAACTGGCAGGAGATTATACAGCGAAAGCCATCGATAAACGATAA